A single region of the Jatrophihabitans sp. GAS493 genome encodes:
- a CDS encoding RHS repeat-associated core domain-containing protein, with protein MCPRKSEAQQTSYTDANGTTSTTGYDLLGRKTSLNDGKGTTTWAYDSSSEHRGVVTSEDIGVAGAPSTFTATYNAGGDLATQTYPNGLVATSRYDNDGNRFALNYTKDGTQWMGFAAATDVDGKIRAQTSPQSAQTYVYDYADRLVSVSDAVNGTGSSTSCVVRAYTFDTDSNRTALVSYPAGTGGACQASSNPTTRSNTVDAADRITNAGYTYDTLGRTLTVPATDAVSTGANTAAVGNLTVGYYTNDMVATQTQGTGSVTTTLDPNRNRIATTTNNTTTTTNHYTGDDDSPDWTSTTPTAWTRNLTGTDGDFAATADHTGTVTLQLTNLHGDIIATCADTTTATAVSSYTESTEYGLPRDTTTAFTDYGWLGTKQRSQNALGGLTLMGARLYNPATGRFLTTDPIPGGNPNTYTYPLDPINQLDLTGQWGFRKWIKKHSKVIGRVVAVAGIVALAATGVGMIAEGSMLVGAIGLAATGVSAAGGGALCYGGGGSRGARFANCFGAAMDAFGGAAAGAGMLYKGLSIGRHAAHGFRFAGMSRGFSAIGGLESVASSSWLWASHTSRRRWW; from the coding sequence GTGTGTCCAAGAAAGTCTGAAGCACAACAAACCTCCTACACCGACGCCAACGGAACCACCTCGACCACTGGGTATGACCTCCTGGGCCGCAAGACCAGCCTGAACGACGGCAAGGGCACGACCACCTGGGCTTATGACTCATCGTCGGAGCATCGGGGTGTCGTGACGAGTGAAGATATCGGCGTGGCCGGTGCCCCATCGACGTTCACCGCGACCTACAACGCCGGCGGTGACCTCGCCACCCAGACCTACCCCAACGGCCTTGTCGCCACCAGCCGATACGACAACGACGGAAACCGTTTCGCGCTGAACTACACCAAAGACGGCACCCAGTGGATGGGGTTCGCGGCAGCCACCGACGTCGACGGGAAGATCCGAGCCCAAACCAGCCCACAATCGGCTCAGACCTACGTCTACGACTACGCCGACCGGCTGGTCTCGGTCTCTGACGCCGTCAACGGCACCGGTAGCAGCACCTCCTGCGTCGTGCGGGCCTACACCTTCGACACAGACTCCAACCGCACCGCGCTCGTGTCCTACCCAGCCGGGACCGGCGGCGCCTGCCAGGCATCGAGCAACCCCACGACCAGGTCAAACACCGTCGACGCCGCCGACCGGATCACCAACGCCGGTTACACCTACGACACCCTCGGCCGCACCCTCACCGTCCCCGCCACCGACGCGGTCTCCACCGGCGCCAACACCGCCGCCGTCGGCAACCTGACCGTGGGCTACTACACCAACGACATGGTCGCCACCCAAACCCAGGGCACCGGATCGGTCACCACCACCCTCGACCCGAACCGTAACCGCATCGCCACCACGACCAACAACACAACCACGACCACCAACCACTACACCGGCGACGACGACTCACCGGACTGGACCAGCACCACCCCCACCGCATGGACAAGGAACCTCACCGGCACCGACGGCGACTTCGCCGCCACCGCCGACCACACCGGCACCGTCACCCTGCAACTCACCAACCTCCACGGTGACATCATCGCCACCTGCGCCGACACCACCACCGCGACCGCGGTGAGCAGCTACACCGAATCCACCGAATACGGCCTACCCCGCGACACCACCACCGCATTCACCGACTACGGATGGCTCGGCACCAAACAACGCTCCCAAAACGCCCTCGGCGGCCTCACCCTCATGGGCGCCCGCCTCTACAACCCCGCCACAGGACGATTCCTCACAACCGACCCCATCCCCGGCGGCAACCCCAACACCTACACCTACCCCCTCGACCCCATCAACCAACTCGACCTCACGGGCCAATGGGGCTTTAGGAAGTGGATAAAGAAGCACTCAAAGGTGATCGGCCGCGTGGTCGCTGTCGCTGGCATTGTCGCTCTTGCGGCAACGGGCGTCGGAATGATCGCCGAGGGCTCGATGCTCGTTGGCGCGATCGGTCTCGCCGCCACAGGTGTGAGTGCAGCGGGAGGTGGCGCGCTCTGCTACGGGGGCGGCGGGAGCCGAGGCGCGAGGTTTGCGAACTGTTTCGGGGCGGCGATGGACGCTTTCGGAGGTGCGGCCGCCGGCGCCGGTATGCTCTATAAGGGACTGTCCATCGGTCGCCACGCCGCGCACGGCTTCAGATTCGCGGGTATGTCCCGCGGCTTCTCGGCGATAGGCGGCCTTGAGTCTGTCGCTTCCTCGAGCTGGCTATGGGCAAGTCACACATCGCGGCGGCGTTGGTGGTGA
- a CDS encoding pentapeptide repeat-containing protein, with protein sequence MNCRNTVLSGTCLSGTCLSGMSLRHGV encoded by the coding sequence ATCAACTGCCGGAATACAGTGCTCTCCGGCACGTGTCTCTCCGGCACGTGTCTCTCCGGCATGTCTCTCCGGCACGGTGTCTAG
- a CDS encoding IS481 family transposase, whose product MSVVEQRYHAVMEVLAGSPVTEVAARYGVSRKSVHSWLNRYGESGLGGLVDRSHRPRSHPGQVSARVEAMVVQLRIEHPRWGARRLLFELGRAGVDPVPSRSTVYRVLVRHRLVAATPRKRRREDYRRWERPAPMQLWQMDVMGSVRMVDGSEAKLISGVDDHSRFSVIASVTARATSRAVCSALTSALGVYGVPDQILTDNGKQFTGKYTRPKPAEVLFDRICRLNGVEHLLTKIRSPTTTGKVERWHQTIQRELLDDHPPFATIAAAQAAVDAWREEYNTTRPHQALDMASPADRFQPRTAEERATMVLWVPPGLQPSIDEETTPADAAVPPTADPSPRPDTDTDTDTDDGGVAWEIERAVPPSGNVSMGPQQFWFGPQRAGEVLTFWIDDTTVHISSGGLLLKTLPSRFSSIDLARLPRAGARPAGPPPARRLPALTPGGAVEIDRTVTANGLVSIADKHLPVGSPLAGQRVTIRLDGRTAVVMLRDATLWKTLPYPISAAARRRLPGHRPATTSGRPSVGPQRVQRVVSSRGGIQVNKQRVQVGMSHARAIVTVEVGETILIIRNEAGDIIAETPRTNTEEVTRHKAYSRTVNQT is encoded by the coding sequence TTGAGTGTTGTGGAGCAGCGGTATCACGCAGTGATGGAAGTGTTGGCCGGGTCGCCGGTCACGGAGGTCGCGGCCCGGTATGGGGTGTCGCGGAAGTCGGTGCATTCGTGGTTGAACCGGTATGGCGAGTCGGGTCTGGGTGGGTTGGTGGATCGTTCGCATCGGCCGCGGTCGCATCCGGGGCAGGTGTCGGCTCGGGTCGAGGCGATGGTGGTGCAGCTGCGGATCGAGCATCCGCGGTGGGGGGCGCGGCGGTTGTTGTTCGAGCTGGGCCGGGCCGGTGTGGATCCGGTGCCGTCGCGGTCGACGGTGTATCGGGTGTTGGTGCGACACCGGCTGGTCGCGGCGACACCGCGTAAACGGCGGCGGGAGGATTACCGCCGGTGGGAGCGGCCCGCGCCGATGCAGTTGTGGCAGATGGATGTGATGGGCTCGGTCCGGATGGTCGACGGGTCGGAGGCGAAGCTGATCTCGGGGGTGGATGACCATTCCCGGTTCTCGGTGATCGCCTCGGTGACAGCGCGGGCGACGAGTCGGGCGGTGTGTTCGGCGTTGACTTCGGCGTTGGGTGTGTATGGGGTGCCGGATCAGATCTTGACCGACAATGGCAAGCAATTCACGGGTAAATACACTCGCCCGAAGCCGGCGGAGGTGCTGTTCGATCGGATCTGCCGGTTGAATGGCGTCGAGCATCTGCTCACGAAGATCCGCTCGCCGACGACGACGGGGAAGGTCGAGCGGTGGCATCAGACGATTCAGCGGGAGCTGCTCGATGATCACCCGCCGTTCGCGACGATCGCCGCCGCGCAGGCCGCGGTCGATGCCTGGCGGGAGGAATACAACACGACCCGCCCGCATCAAGCACTGGACATGGCCTCGCCCGCCGACCGGTTCCAGCCCCGCACCGCCGAGGAACGAGCCACGATGGTGTTGTGGGTGCCGCCCGGGCTGCAACCAAGCATCGACGAGGAGACCACCCCTGCAGATGCGGCGGTCCCACCGACAGCCGACCCCAGCCCCCGGCCCGACACCGACACCGACACCGACACCGACGATGGCGGGGTGGCGTGGGAGATCGAGCGGGCGGTCCCGCCGTCGGGGAATGTGTCCATGGGTCCGCAGCAGTTCTGGTTCGGACCGCAGCGGGCCGGGGAGGTGTTGACGTTCTGGATCGATGACACCACCGTGCACATCAGCTCGGGTGGACTGCTGCTGAAGACGCTGCCGTCACGGTTCAGCAGTATTGATCTGGCTCGCCTGCCGCGGGCCGGAGCCCGACCAGCTGGTCCGCCGCCAGCTCGGCGGTTGCCTGCGCTCACCCCGGGTGGGGCGGTGGAGATCGATCGGACCGTGACCGCCAACGGCCTGGTCAGCATCGCCGACAAGCATCTGCCGGTCGGATCGCCGCTGGCCGGGCAGCGGGTCACCATCCGCCTCGACGGACGGACTGCGGTCGTGATGCTCCGCGACGCGACGCTGTGGAAGACACTGCCCTACCCGATCTCGGCGGCCGCCAGGCGCCGGCTTCCCGGTCACCGCCCAGCGACGACCAGCGGTCGACCGTCGGTTGGGCCGCAGCGAGTGCAGCGGGTCGTGTCTTCCCGCGGCGGAATCCAGGTGAACAAGCAACGCGTGCAGGTCGGGATGTCCCACGCCCGGGCGATCGTCACTGTCGAGGTCGGCGAGACGATCCTGATCATCCGCAACGAGGCCGGCGACATCATCGCCGAAACCCCCAGGACCAACACTGAGGAGGTCACCAGGCACAAGGCCTACAGTCGCACTGTCAATCAAACCTAG
- a CDS encoding DsbA family protein produces the protein MEDAEFATRHVYGQPDAPVTLLEFGDFECPYCAGAAPILRDLVDGSEGQTRLVFRHFPLFEPHPHALIAALAAEAAGEQGAFWQMHDELFGHQAHLGDADLVRYGERLGLDTSAMVGEAAQRFGPAIQTDYAAGAEMGVHGTPTIFVNGDAYTGRLDLATLRTTVARALRDTDRGRVAPG, from the coding sequence GTGGAAGACGCTGAGTTTGCTACCCGGCATGTCTACGGGCAGCCTGATGCGCCGGTGACGCTGCTGGAGTTCGGTGACTTCGAGTGCCCCTACTGCGCCGGGGCCGCGCCGATCCTGCGCGACCTGGTTGACGGCTCCGAAGGGCAGACCCGCCTTGTTTTCCGGCACTTTCCGCTATTCGAGCCGCACCCGCACGCCCTCATCGCGGCGCTGGCCGCCGAGGCCGCCGGCGAACAGGGCGCGTTCTGGCAGATGCACGACGAGCTCTTCGGCCACCAGGCCCACCTCGGTGACGCTGACCTGGTTCGTTACGGCGAGCGCCTGGGCCTGGACACGAGCGCCATGGTCGGCGAGGCGGCTCAGCGCTTCGGGCCGGCCATTCAGACCGACTATGCCGCCGGGGCCGAGATGGGCGTCCACGGCACTCCGACGATCTTCGTCAATGGAGACGCCTACACCGGCCGCCTCGACCTGGCGACGCTGCGAACCACGGTCGCTCGGGCGCTACGCGACACCGACCGCGGCCGGGTCGCGCCAGGGTAG
- the nhaA gene encoding Na+/H+ antiporter NhaA, whose product MSTPVTLPPRPGPTTRVVVPLPRLSPGVRRFLQTEAGSAMLLLVATVAALIWANLPQWHSYISFWSTPISIEVGNHGLSLDLQHWINDAAMAIFFLVVGLEISREVTVGDLRTVKSVAAPALGAIGGLAVPALLYLLINHGGPGAHGWGIPMSTDTAFLVGILALFGPRCPDRLRLFLLTLAIVDDIGAIAVLGIFYTKDVSMVALLISALLVGVLALLRWLGVWRLTPYVGVGILLWLAVYASGVHPTLAGVLVGLLVPAKTVDSVERERLRYFGQALIERASPGRARLAVSAARAAVPANDRLQEALHPVSAFIVVPLFGLANAGVHLNADVLQDALTSRVTIGIILALLVGNTVGITLGATIALQTGLGRLPGGVRYGHVIGGAVLAGIGFTISLFVTDLAFDSPHLRDLAKIGVLTGSLLAAVLGSFLLRYLGERLPMCTLDDETVIPMLPPLPWRDPAAVGVA is encoded by the coding sequence ATGTCGACCCCGGTCACCCTCCCGCCCCGGCCCGGGCCGACGACACGGGTCGTCGTCCCGCTGCCCCGGCTCTCGCCCGGGGTCCGCCGCTTCCTGCAGACCGAGGCCGGCAGTGCGATGCTGCTGCTCGTGGCCACGGTGGCCGCCCTGATCTGGGCGAACCTGCCGCAGTGGCACTCCTACATCTCCTTCTGGTCCACCCCGATCTCCATCGAGGTGGGCAATCACGGGCTCTCCCTGGACCTGCAGCACTGGATCAACGATGCCGCGATGGCCATATTTTTCCTGGTCGTTGGCCTGGAGATCAGCCGCGAGGTGACGGTCGGGGACCTGCGCACGGTCAAGTCGGTGGCCGCACCCGCACTCGGCGCGATCGGTGGGCTCGCCGTCCCGGCGCTGCTGTATCTGCTGATCAATCACGGTGGCCCGGGGGCGCATGGGTGGGGCATCCCGATGTCGACCGACACCGCCTTCCTGGTCGGCATCCTGGCCCTCTTCGGGCCGCGCTGCCCGGATCGGCTGCGGCTCTTCCTACTTACCTTGGCCATCGTCGACGACATCGGGGCCATCGCGGTGCTCGGGATCTTCTACACCAAGGACGTCTCGATGGTGGCGTTGCTGATCTCGGCGCTGCTCGTCGGGGTGCTGGCGCTGCTGCGCTGGCTGGGGGTGTGGCGGCTGACCCCATACGTCGGCGTCGGCATCCTGCTCTGGCTCGCCGTCTATGCCAGCGGGGTGCACCCGACGCTGGCCGGTGTGCTCGTCGGCCTGCTCGTGCCGGCCAAGACCGTCGATTCGGTGGAGCGTGAACGGCTGCGCTACTTCGGTCAGGCCCTGATCGAACGGGCCTCGCCCGGACGGGCCCGGCTGGCCGTCTCGGCTGCGCGGGCCGCCGTACCGGCCAACGACCGGCTACAGGAGGCGCTGCATCCGGTGAGCGCCTTCATCGTGGTGCCGCTCTTCGGGTTGGCCAACGCCGGCGTGCACCTCAACGCGGACGTCCTGCAGGACGCGCTGACCTCACGCGTGACCATCGGGATCATCCTCGCTCTGCTGGTCGGGAACACCGTGGGGATCACCCTCGGGGCGACGATCGCCCTGCAGACCGGGCTCGGGCGGCTGCCGGGCGGGGTGCGCTACGGGCACGTGATCGGTGGCGCGGTGCTGGCCGGGATCGGTTTCACCATCTCCCTCTTCGTCACCGATCTGGCCTTCGACAGCCCACACCTCCGGGATCTGGCCAAGATCGGCGTCCTCACCGGGTCGCTGCTGGCCGCCGTGCTCGGTTCATTCCTGCTGCGCTACCTCGGTGAACGGCTCCCGATGTGCACCCTCGACGACGAGACGGTGATCCCGATGCTGCCGCCGCTACCCTGGCGCGACCCGGCCGCGGTCGGTGTCGCGTAG
- a CDS encoding PaaI family thioesterase codes for MQPEPNDEALSIQEQFYPELPCFGCGPVNEQGLQLRSYAADGGVSASFVPWPEHNNGLGYLNGGIISTVLDCHSAAAVVLEAHRRGWPALGGAALPYVTAGLDVRYLRPAPLTEPVELWAEVIEASEFEITATVELRWEEKPRATATALWKRWRPR; via the coding sequence ATGCAGCCGGAACCGAACGACGAGGCGCTCAGCATCCAGGAGCAGTTCTACCCAGAACTGCCCTGCTTCGGCTGTGGGCCGGTGAATGAGCAGGGTCTGCAGCTGCGCAGCTATGCCGCTGACGGTGGGGTCTCGGCCTCCTTCGTCCCGTGGCCGGAGCACAACAACGGCCTCGGCTACCTCAACGGCGGCATCATCTCGACCGTGCTGGACTGTCACAGCGCGGCCGCCGTCGTGCTGGAGGCCCATCGACGCGGGTGGCCGGCCCTCGGCGGGGCGGCGCTGCCGTACGTCACTGCCGGCCTTGACGTCCGCTACCTGCGCCCGGCGCCACTCACCGAACCGGTAGAGCTCTGGGCCGAGGTGATCGAGGCCAGCGAATTCGAGATCACCGCCACCGTGGAACTGCGCTGGGAGGAGAAGCCGCGCGCCACCGCGACGGCGCTCTGGAAACGCTGGCGCCCCCGCTGA
- a CDS encoding FUSC family protein produces MTPLRWLAAHDRDFVALRRAGRTAIVMPLMFALGDKVFDNAALATFAAFGSFAMLIFVDFGGPMRDRLQAQVALIVTGAVFVCVGTLCSQVVWLSAVAMAVVGFAVLFAGVVSSVLASATTSLLLAFILPVTLSGPPSQIPDRLAGWGLAGAASLIAITVLWPAPIREPLRRGASAACRALAARLRTEVAYLLSNRDETFAQEHQQAIEQAQAAVHALHTGFLATPYRPTGLSTSNRTIVRLVDELTWLDTIVVQSGQWPSSRPANPAACAVKGAAANVLERGADLLDVSGGDPKQLAAAQAELGAALERMERDATHQLPVRDDGLVEFLTSLDPSFRAQELSFAASVIAANIDLTAAAERRSWLERLLGRQPGNLLSTFGAARERAGAHVERHSVWLHNSLRGAAGLGLAVLVANLTGVQHSFWVVLGTLSVLRSNALNTGQNILRALIGTVIGFVIGALLLAVIGTNTTLLWWLLPPVILLAGVAPAAISFAAGQAAFTLTLVILFNIIQPTGWQIGLVRVEDIAIGCIVSLLVGALFWPRGAGAALRRALAEAYVDSAEYLAGAVEVGMLRCDSGAPPPSVSASESAVRAAAASRRLDDTFRNFLAERGAKPVPLAEVTTMVTGVAGLRLAADAVTQLWQRDDGTAVGDRVAARAELLAFAASVRGWYADLAVMLVDGGALREPSAHDKVADGRLVEAVRHDLRGEDGRASATAVRMIWTGDHLDAARRLERTIIVAAQAVAAPG; encoded by the coding sequence GTGACTCCTCTGCGGTGGCTGGCCGCGCACGATCGGGACTTCGTTGCGTTACGCCGGGCCGGTCGCACCGCGATCGTGATGCCGCTGATGTTCGCCCTCGGCGACAAGGTCTTCGACAACGCCGCGCTGGCGACCTTCGCCGCCTTCGGCTCCTTCGCGATGCTGATCTTCGTCGACTTCGGCGGGCCCATGCGAGATCGCCTGCAGGCGCAGGTCGCGTTGATCGTGACCGGAGCGGTATTCGTCTGTGTCGGCACGCTCTGCTCCCAGGTTGTCTGGCTCTCCGCCGTGGCGATGGCGGTGGTCGGGTTCGCCGTCCTCTTCGCCGGGGTCGTCAGTTCGGTGCTGGCCAGCGCGACCACCTCGCTGCTGCTGGCCTTCATCCTGCCGGTGACGCTCTCCGGTCCGCCGTCACAGATCCCTGACCGGCTGGCCGGTTGGGGTCTGGCCGGAGCGGCGTCGCTGATCGCGATAACCGTGCTGTGGCCGGCGCCGATCCGCGAACCGCTGCGTCGGGGGGCCAGCGCCGCCTGCCGGGCGCTGGCCGCTCGGCTGCGGACCGAGGTCGCCTACCTGCTCAGCAACCGGGACGAGACCTTCGCCCAGGAGCACCAGCAGGCGATCGAGCAGGCCCAGGCCGCCGTGCACGCCCTGCACACCGGCTTCCTGGCCACGCCGTACCGACCCACCGGCTTGAGCACCTCGAACCGCACGATCGTCCGGCTGGTCGATGAACTCACCTGGCTCGACACGATCGTCGTGCAGTCCGGCCAGTGGCCCTCGAGTCGGCCAGCGAACCCGGCCGCCTGCGCGGTGAAGGGGGCGGCGGCCAACGTTCTCGAGCGGGGGGCTGACCTGCTCGATGTGAGCGGCGGCGACCCGAAGCAGCTGGCGGCGGCGCAGGCCGAGCTGGGCGCCGCACTGGAGCGGATGGAGCGTGACGCCACCCATCAGTTGCCGGTGCGCGACGACGGCTTGGTCGAGTTCCTCACCTCGCTGGATCCCAGTTTCCGGGCCCAGGAACTCAGCTTCGCCGCGTCGGTGATTGCGGCCAACATCGACCTGACGGCGGCCGCCGAGCGACGAAGCTGGCTCGAGCGGCTACTCGGGCGGCAGCCGGGGAACCTGCTGAGCACCTTCGGGGCCGCCCGCGAGCGCGCCGGAGCTCACGTCGAGCGGCACTCCGTCTGGCTGCACAACAGCCTGCGCGGTGCGGCCGGCCTGGGGCTCGCGGTCCTGGTGGCCAACCTGACCGGGGTGCAGCACTCCTTCTGGGTGGTCCTCGGCACGCTCTCGGTGCTCCGCTCGAACGCCCTGAACACCGGACAGAACATTCTCCGCGCACTCATCGGAACGGTCATCGGCTTCGTCATCGGCGCCCTTCTGCTCGCGGTGATCGGTACGAACACGACGCTGCTCTGGTGGCTGCTGCCGCCGGTGATTCTGCTCGCCGGGGTGGCCCCAGCTGCGATCTCCTTCGCCGCCGGACAGGCCGCCTTCACACTGACGCTGGTGATCCTCTTCAACATCATCCAGCCGACCGGTTGGCAGATCGGGCTGGTCCGGGTGGAGGACATCGCGATCGGCTGCATCGTCAGCCTGCTGGTCGGGGCGCTCTTCTGGCCGCGCGGGGCCGGGGCGGCGCTTCGCCGGGCGCTGGCCGAGGCCTACGTCGACAGCGCCGAATATCTGGCCGGCGCGGTGGAAGTCGGCATGCTGCGCTGTGACTCCGGCGCCCCGCCACCGTCCGTCTCGGCCAGCGAGAGCGCGGTGCGGGCGGCTGCGGCGTCGCGGCGGCTGGACGACACCTTTCGCAATTTCCTGGCCGAGCGCGGTGCGAAACCCGTCCCGCTGGCTGAGGTGACCACGATGGTCACCGGTGTGGCCGGGCTCCGCCTGGCCGCGGATGCGGTCACCCAGCTCTGGCAGCGAGACGACGGCACCGCGGTCGGCGACCGGGTGGCAGCCCGGGCCGAGTTGCTGGCCTTCGCCGCCTCCGTGCGGGGCTGGTACGCCGACCTCGCGGTGATGCTCGTCGACGGCGGCGCCCTACGTGAACCCTCCGCGCACGACAAGGTGGCCGACGGACGGCTGGTCGAAGCGGTACGTCATGACCTACGTGGTGAGGACGGCCGGGCCAGTGCCACCGCCGTTCGGATGATCTGGACCGGTGACCACCTGGACGCGGCCCGGCGGTTGGAGCGCACCATCATCGTCGCGGCGCAGGCGGTAGCCGCGCCGGGGTAG
- a CDS encoding TetR/AcrR family transcriptional regulator, translating into MSRPVADPPPSVRPDCLRSDGLRSDAKSNRERILAAAAQAFADEGLSISLVEIARRAGVGNATLHRNFTKEQLVQELFEGWFARRQAVAEQALTDPDAWHGLVSFLEDVLVVGTRNHAIRPLFAIRPQWRERFRALIGELLQRAQQAGQARPDLTAEDVFLVMLGILRTMGITAETAPEQWRRHLAIALDGMKARNPDRLPGLSVSAAQLDGELVQWSDTVLRTGLC; encoded by the coding sequence GTGAGCCGCCCAGTAGCCGATCCACCGCCGTCGGTGCGACCGGACTGCCTGCGCTCGGACGGGCTTCGCTCGGACGCCAAGAGCAACCGTGAGCGGATCCTGGCCGCGGCCGCTCAGGCCTTCGCCGACGAGGGGCTCAGCATCAGCCTCGTCGAGATCGCCCGCCGGGCCGGCGTGGGAAACGCCACGCTGCACCGTAACTTCACCAAGGAGCAGCTCGTCCAGGAGCTCTTCGAGGGGTGGTTCGCCCGCCGCCAGGCCGTCGCCGAGCAGGCGCTGACCGACCCGGACGCCTGGCATGGACTGGTGAGCTTCCTGGAGGACGTCCTCGTCGTCGGCACCCGAAATCACGCGATCCGCCCGCTCTTCGCGATCCGACCGCAGTGGCGCGAGCGCTTCCGGGCGCTGATCGGCGAACTGCTACAGCGCGCTCAGCAGGCCGGACAGGCCCGCCCCGACCTCACCGCGGAGGACGTCTTCCTGGTGATGCTCGGCATCCTGCGCACGATGGGGATCACCGCGGAGACCGCGCCCGAGCAGTGGCGCCGCCATCTCGCCATCGCGTTGGACGGGATGAAGGCTCGCAATCCCGATCGCCTCCCCGGACTCTCGGTGTCGGCGGCCCAACTCGACGGCGAACTGGTGCAGTGGAGCGACACGGTGCTGCGCACCGGACTCTGCTGA
- a CDS encoding patatin-like phospholipase family protein, with the protein MTFLSTRRSVSTDSPVLRRLRGLRNSTLLSQVMRWRMKRQPLPTWDIPAATRVETRPSGGVAFVFQGGGSLTAPQVGMLRALTEAGIRPDFVIGSSAGALNAVSFANDPTLAGLDRLEQLWMLLRRKHVAPWSLRALAGALLGRADGLISNAPLRNLLMTGMVPADLDATAIPAYVVTTDVSTGEPVVLGQGDTVSALLASCAIPGFYPPVEIDGRRLVDGGVAADVPILQAEQLGAQESYVFPSAEPTQGTDLLHGPLQIALHALDHVVAATIRRDVEAAQGAVHVLPTVTSPNTNPIDFGDTANMIEQGYRLTVQWLDEHAKAAAAGTRLATSRV; encoded by the coding sequence ATGACGTTCCTCAGTACCCGCCGCTCAGTCTCAACCGACAGTCCGGTGCTGCGACGTCTTCGGGGTCTGCGTAACTCGACCCTGCTCAGCCAGGTGATGCGCTGGCGCATGAAGCGGCAGCCCCTTCCCACTTGGGATATTCCGGCCGCCACTCGAGTGGAGACCCGTCCCAGTGGTGGCGTTGCCTTTGTTTTCCAAGGCGGTGGAAGCCTCACCGCACCGCAGGTAGGAATGCTGCGGGCCCTGACCGAAGCCGGGATTCGCCCGGATTTTGTCATCGGGTCTTCGGCCGGCGCGTTGAACGCCGTCTCCTTCGCCAATGATCCGACGCTGGCCGGCCTCGATCGTCTCGAGCAGCTGTGGATGCTGCTGCGGCGTAAGCATGTCGCCCCCTGGTCGCTGCGCGCGCTGGCCGGCGCCCTCCTCGGCCGGGCGGACGGTCTCATCTCCAACGCACCGCTACGGAACCTGCTGATGACCGGCATGGTGCCGGCCGACCTCGATGCCACCGCCATCCCGGCCTATGTCGTCACCACCGATGTCAGCACCGGCGAGCCGGTGGTCCTCGGCCAGGGCGACACAGTGTCGGCGCTACTCGCCTCCTGCGCCATCCCCGGGTTCTACCCGCCGGTGGAGATCGACGGGCGGCGCCTGGTTGACGGCGGGGTCGCCGCCGACGTGCCGATCCTGCAGGCCGAGCAGCTCGGCGCGCAGGAGAGCTACGTCTTCCCGTCGGCCGAGCCGACCCAGGGAACCGACCTGCTGCACGGCCCGCTGCAGATCGCGCTGCACGCCCTCGACCACGTGGTCGCCGCGACCATCCGCCGCGATGTCGAGGCGGCTCAGGGCGCGGTGCACGTACTGCCAACCGTCACCAGCCCGAACACCAACCCCATTGACTTCGGCGATACGGCCAACATGATCGAGCAGGGGTACCGCCTCACCGTCCAGTGGCTCGACGAGCACGCCAAGGCGGCGGCAGCCGGCACGAGACTCGCGACGAGCAGGGTCTGA